The genomic window GGCGGCGAGGCGTTCATCCAGCGGCTTGTCCTGGTCCGCCGCCACCAGGTGCTGGGTGCCGTACCTGTCCCCGAGGTCTGCGCTGGCGGCGGAGGCGCCGTCCAGGAGGATGAAACCCGGGTCGGGTCTGGGGGTCCGTTCGTCGACCATGCGCCGGTCCTTTCATTGGTCCCGGCGCCGCAACCCGCCGGGATCTCGGCGAAGTACACCACAAGGCGCGAACACGCGCAACAGGCGCGATGACAGGCGCGGGTCGGACTCGCGGCCGAGACCACCGTCCGGCAACGCAGGCCCAAGATCGAGGTGCGCGGGACGAGCATCAGCGCAAGTGTCTGCGCTACGATCAGGCTGGCGAGGGCGAGGTGAACTACGTGGCGAGATTTTCGGTTGACCGCCTATCCCTCCCCCATAGACTGGCCGTCGAGCGGGCTCCTCTATCACTCGACGGCGATGCACTGTCCCGGACGGCGCCGGCAACCCGCTGCCACATTCCGATAAGGGCATTAGTCCCTGTCCCGAGGTGCACCGTCATGTCCGCCCGTTCCAAACCCGCCCGGACCGGCCCGCCCGCCGCGCCGCCCCGGAGGCGCCGGGGAGGCCTGTCGCCCGTCGTCTGGGTGATCGCGGCGGCCTTGCTGATGCGGCTGTGGTTGCTGCTGGATGTGCGGGACGCACCTTTCTGGCTGACGCCGACCGTGGACGAGATCGGCTTCATCCAGCTGGCCGAGATGCTGCGCAGCGGCACGCCCCTGCCCTTCGGCGCCTACTACGTGGCGCCGGGCTACGCCTATCTGCTGGCGGGCATCCTGGCCGCGGGCGGCGAGCCGATCTGGGCCAAGTACCTGCAACTGGCCATCGGCGTGCTCAACGCGGCACTCGTCTTCCTGCTGGGACGACGTTTCTTCGGATACCGCGCAGGCGTGGCGGCCGGCCTGCTCTGGGCGGTCTATCCGGCCGCCCTCTTCCACGAAGTGCTCCTGCTCAAACCGACCCTGACCGTCTGCTGCAGCCTCGTGGGGTTGGCGTGCGTGACGCGGGCGGACGGCGACACCCGACCCTGGCGCTGGCTGGTGGCGGGCATGGCCTTCGGCGCGGCGTCCCTGCTGCGCGGCGAGATGGTCGCCGTGGGCCTCGGTTTGGCCGCAGGAGGTTTGCTGGCCCGGCGCCGCGGCCGGCCCGGCGCGGCCGGCTGGCCGGGCCCGGTGTTGCTGGTGGTGGGGCTGGTCGGTGTCGTGGCCGTGCCGACTGTCCAGAATCTGCGCGGCTGCGGAAACCTGGTACCGGTGGCCTATGGCGGCGGCACCAACTTCTACATCGGCAACCACGACGGTGCGGACGGTTCCTATCTGCCCCTGCGCCACGACCGCAGCGATGTCCTCTTCGAGGAAAGCGACGCCATCGGCCTGGCCCGCCGCGCGAAGGGCGGCGACCTCGGACCGGCCGGCGTCTCCCGCCACTGGTATGGCGAGGGTCTCGGCTGGTGGGTCAAGCAGCCGGCCGCAGCCGTCGCCCTTACGGTCAAGAAGGCGTTGCTGGTCTGGGGACGCTGGGAAGGTTACGACGTGCTCTCGCTGCCCCTGGCCGGGCGTTGGGTGCTGCCCCTGCGCGACCCCGTCCTCCGCCCGGTGCTGTTGCTGCCCCTGGCCCTGGTCGGGCTGTGGGTCAGCCGCCGGCGGCGCGAACTGTGGCCGCTGCGGATCTTCCTGCTGGTCAGCTGGCTGGCGCTGAGCCTCTTCTTCCTCTTCGAGCGCTTCCGTCTGCCCCTGACCGCCGTGGCGCTGGTCTTCACCGGCTACTTGTTGATCGCCGCCTGGGACGCGTGGCGGGCCGGTCGCCGCACTTCCGTGCTGCTGGGACTGGCGGCCGTCGCCGCGATCGCTGCGCTGCTGGCCTTGCCCTCGGTCCAGCGCAACGAGGCGGTCCTGCACGTCAATGTCGGCAACATGCTCCTGCAACAGGGCCGTTTCGAGGAGGCCCTGGCCGAGTACCGCATCGTGCAGCGGCGCTCGCCCTCGTCGGGCCGGGTGTTGATCAACATGGCCAACGCCCAGTGGGCCCTGGGCCGCGCCGACGAGGCGCTGGCCTCGCTGGACGGCGCCCTGTCCTTCCTGCGCTACGAAGCCCAGCGCAGGGGCCGTCCCTCGGTCGAGGAGATGCTCTACTGCCACGAGATGGCCGGCGACATCCAGGCCGCCGCGGGCCGCGCCGGGCCCGCGGCGGAACACTACCGCGCCGCACTGGTGCTAGCGCCGGAGCATCCGCGGTTGAAGGGCAAGCTGGATCGGGTCGGCGGCGGGCAGTGAGAACTCCGCGCGCCGGCGCATCGTGATTGCCGGGCGCTCGCAATCCTGCGTACGCACCCCGATCCCCCCTTCGCCGGAACCCCCGTGCCCGACCCTGTAAAAGTGCGGGCGTAAGCGACACTGTATTGGCGGCTCTGAGCGAGCAAAGCGAGCGAAGCAGCAAGAAAGCCCGCCTCGAACGAGGCGGGCTTTCGCGCGCGGAGCCGAAACAGTGTCGCTTACCCCCGCACCTCCCGTACGCAGTCGATGACGGTCCCGTCCACCCACTTGATGGCGGCGACGACCTTCTCCCCCAGGTCCGGAGGCGTCGGCGGCCCGCCCACGATCTCCTCCACCTCGGCCTTGATCTCGGCGATGGGCCGGATGGGCAGCGACGAGCCGCGCACGGCCTCGATCAGGTCCCGCCGCTGCGGATTGATCGCGATCCCGCGCTCGGTCACCACCACGTCGATCAGTTCGCCGGGCCCGCACAGGGTGGTCACGCGGTCCACCAGCACGGGGATGCGGTCGCGGAAGCTCGGGATGGGCAGGATGGTGCACCTGGCGGTCAGGCAGTTCATCCAGCCGCCGATGCCGTGCAGCAGGCGGCCGTCGCTGTGGGTGACCACGTTGGCGTTGAAGCCCGAGTCCACTTCGGTGGCGCCCAGGACCACCGCGTCGAGCATGCTGGCGAAGTTGCCCTTGCCGTGCCAGTTGTAGCTGGTGAAGGGGCTCGTGTTCACGTGGCCGGGGTTCTCGCGCATGCTGCGCACGCCCTCCAGATCGAAGGTCTGGCCGTCGAGGATGTAGTCGGTGAGCCCCTCCTCGAGCATGTCGACGAGGTACTGGGTTGAGCCGCCGCGCACGAAGCGGGCCCTGACACCCTTCTCGCGCATGATGTCGCGCAGGAAGATGGCGAAGCTCAGGGCCGTGCCGCCGGCGCCGGCCTGGAACGAGAAGCCGTCGCGGACGATGCCCGCCTCCTCGCAGAAGCGCGCGGTCAACTCGGCGATCAGCAGCCGGTCGGGGGACCTCGTCACCTCGGTGGTGCCCGAGACGATCTTGTCCGCGTCGCCTATCCGGTCCATGACCACGACCTGGTCCACGTTGTTGCCCTGGATTTGCCAGGGGATGCAGGGGAAGTCGACCAGGTTGTCGGTGACCACGACCACGTGGTCGGCGTAGATCGAATCCGCCAGGGCGAAGCCGAGCAGGCCGCAGGCGGTGGGACCGCGGTCGCCGGTGGCGTTGCCGAAGGGATCGGCCGTGGGCGCGGCGATCACCGCGATGTCGATGTGCACCTCGCCGTCCTGGATGGCCTGCCAGCGGCCGCCGTGGCTGCGCAGCACGCCCATGCCGCGCATCTTGCCCTCGCTGCAGTAGGCGCCGAGCGGGCCGTTCATGCTCCCCTCGATGTGGTGGATGACGCCGCTGTCCATCAGCTCGATCAGGGGCGCGTGGCAGGGGAACGCCGCGCTCGGGAACCAGCGCAGACCCTTGGCCCCCGCCGCGGCCGCGGCGGCGAAGACCGCGTTGGCCACGTGGTCGCCGTTGCGCAGGTGGTGGTGGCTGCTGACGGTCATGCCGTCGCGCAGCCCGGCGTTCGCCAGCGCCGTTCCGAGATCCTTGACCACCTTGTAGCCGTCGACCGGATAGTCGCTGCAGGTGGGGACGGGCGGCGCGGCCTTGTGGCCGGTCGGCCGATGGGCGCCGACCCCCTCGAAGGGGACGGCGGCGGCGCCGTTGATCTCGACGGGGACATCGCGTCCCGCGGCGTTGGTGACCAGCTTCGTCATGTCGGGCTCCCTCGCTGTCAGAGCATTTCGACCAGTATCCCGGCTGCCGCGCGCACGCTGTCGGGACAGGTGCCCGCGAAGATGTCCTCCGCCTGGGCCCGCGCGAACCCTTCCGGCTGCGAGATGTCCACTCCCAGCAGCTCGGTGCAGGACGTCGACCGCCGCCGCTCGCGGAACCGGCGGATGAACTCGCGCGACAGGTTTCGCACGCGCTCGTTGGCAGCGTCGTCGTCGGGACGCGTGCCGCCGTAACGCAGCCCAAGCACCAGCAGCGCCCCGTTCAGGGCCCCGCAGGGGCCGTCCGTCAGCATCATGCCGCCGCCCAGGGGATCGGCCAGACGCAACGCCTCGTCGCGGTCGGTGCCCAGGGTCGGCGCGAACGCCGCCAGCACCGACTGGGCGCAGTTGTAGCCCGCGTCGAAGAGCGCCGCGGCGGTCTCGATGCGCTGCACGTCTAGACCTCTTCCCCGGCTTCCCGCCAAGTCTCGCCGATCATGCCGGTGGCCAGGGCCAGGTCGATCACCGTGTGGGCGCGCTTGACCACCGGCGCGTCGATCATCTTGCTGCCCATGGACACCACCCCCAGGCCGGCTGCCTCGGCCTCCTCGAAGGCCCTCACGATGGCCTGGGCTCTCTCCAGTTCGCCGGGCGCGGGCGCGAAGGCCGCGTGGATCGGGGCGATCTGCCGTGGATGGATGCAGCCCTTGCCCACGAAGCCCAGGGCCTTGGCCTCGCGCACCGAGGCGATCAGGCCCGCGGTGTCGGCCACGTCGCTGAACACGGTGTCGATGGGCTGCACGCCCGCCGCCACCGCGCCGTTGATCACCTGGCTGCGCGCCCAGAACGATTCGCGCCCCTCCAGGGTGCGGGGCGCGCCGATGTCGGCCGTGTAGTCCTCGAGCCCGATGGACAGCGCCACGATGCTCGGCGTCGCCGCGGCGATCTCGTGGGCGCGCCAGGCGCCCAGCGCCGACTCGACGATGGGCAGCAGGTAGATCTCGCCGTCGAGGCCGCGCGCGCTGCGGATGGCCTCGATGCGCTCGTCCACCGCCGTGAGCTGGTCGGGGTCCTCCACCTTGGGGACCAGGATCACGTGCGGGTTGTGGGGCACGACCCAGTCCAGGTCCTCCAGCCCGCGCGCGCCCTGGTTGATGCGGACCATGCGCTCGGCGCCCAGGAAGTCCACCTGGCGCAGGGCGTTGCGCACGATCACGCGGGCGGCGTCCTTCTCCGCCGGCGCGACGGCGTCCTCCAGGTCGAGGATCAGGCCGTCGGGCGCGTGCAGTCCCGCGTTGACGAAGAGCTTGGGCTGGTTGCCCGGCAGGTAGAGACGTGTCCGGCGCAGGCGGTCGCGGGTGGTGCCGCAGGTGCAGCAATCGCGCATCCCGGGCAGGAACTCGGCCGTCAGCCCCGGATCGGCGCGGCGCGCGGCGCACTCGAGCCGCGCGTCGATGACGAAGGGCAGCGCGCCCTGGTCCTCGATCGCCACGGCGGCATGGGCGATGCCCAGGGCGGTGCAGCCCTCCGCCAGGCGCGTGCGGATCCGGTCGCCGTACAGGCCGGCCACCTTGCTCTGCAGGGCGATCTCCAGCCCGCCCTCGTCGCGCAACTCGATTGCAATCCAGCAGTCCGAGCGCACCTGCGGTCCGCGACTGCCCGCCTCTCCCCTGCGTCCCATGCTTCCACCTCGCGTGGTGAGTAGACCCTGGCCCACATCGCGTATGATGGCCCGCAGAGCCTTATTAGGCAAGATAATCGGGCCGGGCGGGCGCCGCGATCTCCCGGCGTTCCGCAGGTATTTGTGCGTCTGTTCCGACGATGAACGCGATCCGGGAGCACGATTTTTTTTTTCAAAATCCGTTCAACACGCTGCGACTTCTGCCGATTCAACGGGAACAGGGCTGTACTGGGCGTCGAAGCACGGTCCGCCA from bacterium includes these protein-coding regions:
- a CDS encoding glycosyltransferase family 39 protein, with amino-acid sequence MSARSKPARTGPPAAPPRRRRGGLSPVVWVIAAALLMRLWLLLDVRDAPFWLTPTVDEIGFIQLAEMLRSGTPLPFGAYYVAPGYAYLLAGILAAGGEPIWAKYLQLAIGVLNAALVFLLGRRFFGYRAGVAAGLLWAVYPAALFHEVLLLKPTLTVCCSLVGLACVTRADGDTRPWRWLVAGMAFGAASLLRGEMVAVGLGLAAGGLLARRRGRPGAAGWPGPVLLVVGLVGVVAVPTVQNLRGCGNLVPVAYGGGTNFYIGNHDGADGSYLPLRHDRSDVLFEESDAIGLARRAKGGDLGPAGVSRHWYGEGLGWWVKQPAAAVALTVKKALLVWGRWEGYDVLSLPLAGRWVLPLRDPVLRPVLLLPLALVGLWVSRRRRELWPLRIFLLVSWLALSLFFLFERFRLPLTAVALVFTGYLLIAAWDAWRAGRRTSVLLGLAAVAAIAALLALPSVQRNEAVLHVNVGNMLLQQGRFEEALAEYRIVQRRSPSSGRVLINMANAQWALGRADEALASLDGALSFLRYEAQRRGRPSVEEMLYCHEMAGDIQAAAGRAGPAAEHYRAALVLAPEHPRLKGKLDRVGGGQ
- a CDS encoding citrate lyase subunit alpha (citrate-ACP transferase, the alpha subunit catalyzes the formation of (3S)-citryl-CoA from acetyl-CoA and citrate), giving the protein MTKLVTNAAGRDVPVEINGAAAVPFEGVGAHRPTGHKAAPPVPTCSDYPVDGYKVVKDLGTALANAGLRDGMTVSSHHHLRNGDHVANAVFAAAAAAGAKGLRWFPSAAFPCHAPLIELMDSGVIHHIEGSMNGPLGAYCSEGKMRGMGVLRSHGGRWQAIQDGEVHIDIAVIAAPTADPFGNATGDRGPTACGLLGFALADSIYADHVVVVTDNLVDFPCIPWQIQGNNVDQVVVMDRIGDADKIVSGTTEVTRSPDRLLIAELTARFCEEAGIVRDGFSFQAGAGGTALSFAIFLRDIMREKGVRARFVRGGSTQYLVDMLEEGLTDYILDGQTFDLEGVRSMRENPGHVNTSPFTSYNWHGKGNFASMLDAVVLGATEVDSGFNANVVTHSDGRLLHGIGGWMNCLTARCTILPIPSFRDRIPVLVDRVTTLCGPGELIDVVVTERGIAINPQRRDLIEAVRGSSLPIRPIAEIKAEVEEIVGGPPTPPDLGEKVVAAIKWVDGTVIDCVREVRG
- a CDS encoding C-GCAxxG-C-C family protein, with the protein product MQRIETAAALFDAGYNCAQSVLAAFAPTLGTDRDEALRLADPLGGGMMLTDGPCGALNGALLVLGLRYGGTRPDDDAANERVRNLSREFIRRFRERRRSTSCTELLGVDISQPEGFARAQAEDIFAGTCPDSVRAAAGILVEML
- a CDS encoding HpcH/HpaI aldolase/citrate lyase family protein, coding for MGRRGEAGSRGPQVRSDCWIAIELRDEGGLEIALQSKVAGLYGDRIRTRLAEGCTALGIAHAAVAIEDQGALPFVIDARLECAARRADPGLTAEFLPGMRDCCTCGTTRDRLRRTRLYLPGNQPKLFVNAGLHAPDGLILDLEDAVAPAEKDAARVIVRNALRQVDFLGAERMVRINQGARGLEDLDWVVPHNPHVILVPKVEDPDQLTAVDERIEAIRSARGLDGEIYLLPIVESALGAWRAHEIAAATPSIVALSIGLEDYTADIGAPRTLEGRESFWARSQVINGAVAAGVQPIDTVFSDVADTAGLIASVREAKALGFVGKGCIHPRQIAPIHAAFAPAPGELERAQAIVRAFEEAEAAGLGVVSMGSKMIDAPVVKRAHTVIDLALATGMIGETWREAGEEV